The proteins below are encoded in one region of Saccopteryx leptura isolate mSacLep1 chromosome 1, mSacLep1_pri_phased_curated, whole genome shotgun sequence:
- the LOC136388694 gene encoding patr class I histocompatibility antigen, A-108 alpha chain-like, with protein sequence MFLLLLSESLVPTSTWAGPHSLRYFYTAVSRPGRGKPRYIEVGYVDDTEYVRFDSDAAIPRMEPRAPWMEQPWVEQEHPQYWERQTQNAKESAQTSRVNLNTLRGYYNQSEDGEPRGRVPVTTPSPRTGRGRPSVRVRAPSETSGPPTPSGSTPRAMV encoded by the exons ATGTTCCTCCTGCTGCTCTCGGAGTCCCTGGTCCCGACTTCGACCTGGGCGG gtCCCCACTCCCTGAGATATTTCTACACCGCCGTGTCCCGGCCCGGCCGCGGAAAGCCCCGGTACATCGAAGTCGGCTACGTGGACGACACGGAGTACGTGCGGTTCGACAGCGACGCCGCGATCCCGAGGATGGAGCCGCGGGCGCCGTGGATGGAGCAGCCGTGGGTGGAGCAGGAGCACCCGCAGTATTGGGAAAGGCAGACGCAGAACGCCAAGGAGAGCGCACAGACCTCCCGAGTGAACCTGAACACCCTGCGCGGCTACTACAACCAGAGCGAGGACGGTGAGCCACGCGGGAGGGTCCCGGTCACGACCCCATCCCCACGGACGGGCCGGGGTCGACCGAGTGTTCGGGTCCGAGCTCCATCCGAGACCTCgggaccccccaccccatctgggAGTACCCCGCGGGCCATGGTGTAA